TTTCAGCGCCACTGTATCTGAgcgctttattatttttttgaagGGTGCCTCGTATTTCTGCAGAAGCTCACTATATTAATATCGTCGTCATTGTTGAAACATTTCTTGTCAGGAATGTTTTTGAACGTCTGGCTGAATGGCTCTCAACATTTTTTGTAAAGGTCACGGACAAGGCATTTTATAGGAATAGAAAACAGGGAAAAGCCACAAGGGCTGTCAAAGTGTACATAAAGTACACATAATCGCATAGCATTCGTGTTGTTGTCTTCCGGGAATGACAGTTTTTTTAGCCATATACACTAAAGGTTTATTAGCGAACTATACGGAGGTTTTAGTTACTTGAAGAACTaacttttaaaaaaaagaacaaagaatatTGGTATTATACAGTCACAAGGGTAAACAAAGTAAAAGTAAAAAACGGTTACATGACCAATATGTTCTTTGGAAAACAATATAGATTGACAAGGTTCTTATTTGCATCACGCTAGCAATGACATCTTATGCATGTGCATTCTTCGCATGACATGCAGGCTCCTTCGACAACTAAGCAGATGCGGTTGTCCAGGCGGAAGAAAATCACATTTGTCTTAGTGAACCCAGTTGTGCACCTGTGCGCGCTACAATGCAGCTGCGAGAATCCCGGCTTTCTTTTCATACTGATTATATACGCCCCTCCGGTTAGTAACCTGTAGGGATACAGGCGAGTGACAGGCGAGTGACAAGTCCGAATAATAAACTTTTGGACTAGGTTACTTAGTGGAGATGAAAACAGTAGGATTTCTTGTGTGAGCCTGGCTCATACGTTCAGCAAATTTGATCGCTAGTCAAATTTAGCATATAAGGTCAAGCTACCTGACAGAATCCTACAGTGGAATATTACGTCACGTGACCAGGGTAGCAAAACAAATCAGGATGCAACCTCAAGCTATGACACCATAAGACGACTAAGAAACCATGCACATCTGTAAATACAGCCTAGACTGAGGCTCCTGTAAACTGCTGTTGTAAGACTGTCTCGTATTGGAAAAAATAGGTCAATCCAGAAAAGAGcgaagcacccccccccccaaaaaaaaacagccttgtTCCGAAAAAGATAATAATTAACTTGGGCATCAATATATTGGAGACAAATTTCAGTCAAATTGGGTGAATTTCACTGGCCTCTCCTTGCGCAGTCATGAGGTCAATCTCGTTGATGCCAGAAATTCTTCAAATGAACTTTATTACTTGCTACCAAATAAATGGTAGTAGAAATGTCTCAATAGAAGCGTATAGCTCCAAGAATCTTCGCCTAACCAGTTTCTGCCTACCCGTAACTGTTTAATAAAAAAGTTTCTGTGCCGATATCACAAAAAGAAGTTAGCACATTATTAAATTTCTATGTGGATAAACAATATAGAATATTTTTGGTTTAAAAGCAAATATTTAGCTCATACTTCATATTCACTTTCGATCCTAGAGTTGTGAAACACATACCTCACCTTACTGAGGCAGCCCTTTGTAAAGGTAGGTTGAAGGGAGCTTTTAGAGCATGCTGACTCTTTCAAGGAGCTCTTAAGACAAGAAGGCATAAATGGCTACAAACGTAACGTAAAAAAGTGGTATGCGCTAAGGAACTTTTCAGAATATGGGTCTTTGCGTGTCAGGAGCTAAATGGACAGACTCATTTGATAGTGTCGCCTACCACAAACATTTGTGGCAAGCTATATTTGAGGTTTCTAATTAGGTAGATTTGCTGCAGTTGCTTTGAATAGCTCATAACTCGAAGTAGGAGCTTAACTTGGTTGACTCTTTTGAAGCCGCACTTTCTGCATCAAAATAGATTCTCTTCACCAAAAGGGAAAAGCAATAAAAGTGTCTTAACCTTCCGACTGTGTTACAATGGTTCAAGTTTTGTCGCACTGACTGGTACAAACTAGTTCTATTTTCGCTTTATCACAGACACTTACCACGAGAGGTAAAATAACGACATTATATAAGTACATCACATGTCGATCAAAGTCTGCCTTGCTTTTAAGTATGCAATTTTTATCTGTCTCGCATATGATATGCAAGGCTCGCCTAACGCACTGGTTCGCAGTTCTTCTGTTGTATGTTTACGTGGAATCTGTCGATGGACGACAGGAAGTTTCGTGACAAATTCATAGTGCCTTGGGCGGCAACTTCACCAGTATTTGGTGCACAATGAATGCCCAAGTTCTCAATGAAAGCAATTTTTGCAGCACCCACAAGGACAGAAGAAAGCTCATGAATAGTGAAGCAAATATGCTACGCTTCTACCTAAGATGAATTTTCACTATGGGTTGCTTGGCACGCTAAGTGCTTTGTGTGTAGCTATGCTGCCCCACCACTAAGTAGCATTCATTGTGCTATTGTGACATCTTCAGGTGGTAAGTAGGCCAATTTATATGCTTCTAAACATACCATTAGTTCGGAGAAAATATTTGAGGTGTTCATGTAGGGTTCGAAGGCCAACATGAGCAAGCCTGGCATAATCATGTCCACTAGCCGAACGCAGATTCGCCATTTTGGTTGGGACCGTGAGCGACCCGACAGAAGAAACGAGCTGGCCTCCTCGAACGGCTGCCCATTTATCAGGAATGGGGACAAGTAGACCGTGACGTGAAGACCCAGATAGTAGAACAGCGATTGTCTGTGTGACCAAAGAGACACGTCACATTTTGCGCTAAAGTGAGAAAATGATTAACAGCACCATAATTCAACAATAAATCTTGTTAAAGTAGTAGTACGATGTCCTCACTCACACTTTTGACGATAGGAGAGACTTCACTTTGACAATCTGCGCTGGATTTTTTACAGCCAGCATTGTGTCATCTCGCAGTCTGCGTTCCGATTTTGCGATTCTGTATATCATCTGCAAGCGCGTTCGCGCAAATTTTGAGTCACACTCGCAGCAGTACAGCCTTAAATGTAAGCTCTGCGTTACCGTTTTAAATGCGATGAGCTCCTTGAATGACTTTAGGGTGAAATTCCGCATTCGGTCGATGAATGGCAGCTCTCTCGAAGATGACTGCGAAAAAAGCGAAATGTCTCACATTTAACTCGCGTTATTTCCAGGAAAATGCTCCCACGACATTTTAAAGTGAGCGTATGAGTTGGCACTGTACAAATATTTCTATCAAAAGCTTTGCCATTGTTTAGTTTTGCACCTGCGAAAGTGCAACTAATTTCGAAAGTGCAACTAATCATCGTTGCTAAGTAATGTTAGAATACGCAAGTTGAACTAATCCCAACTGTTGTAGCTATTGCAGTCATACTGAGCCTCACTTTTTCCCTTTCGACAGGTGCTGCAACAATTCAAGGTACGGCA
Above is a window of Rhipicephalus microplus isolate Deutch F79 chromosome 1, USDA_Rmic, whole genome shotgun sequence DNA encoding:
- the LOC142765645 gene encoding uncharacterized protein LOC142765645 — encoded protein: MFSECELDEADVLLERVDASSYENVKKFTFLACKFLEIVHSAAERDNSTKACMSVALVAIDMAKSSSRELPFIDRMRNFTLKSFKELIAFKTMIYRIAKSERRLRDDTMLAVKNPAQIVKVKSLLSSKV